The following are encoded together in the Desulfovibrio legallii genome:
- a CDS encoding SHOCT domain-containing protein, with product MFGCFSDGFMGGGGWPGMLGMLLLLVLAGWLIYGLVNSRRQNHGDRRDSLEILKRRLASGEISLEEFENLKKVL from the coding sequence ATGTTCGGGTGCTTTTCAGATGGATTTATGGGCGGAGGCGGCTGGCCGGGCATGCTGGGCATGCTCCTGCTGCTGGTCCTGGCGGGATGGCTCATCTACGGCTTGGTGAATTCCCGCCGGCAAAATCACGGCGACCGGCGCGATTCGCTGGAAATCCTCAAGCGCCGGCTGGCTTCAGGCGAAATAAGCCTGGAGGAGTTTGAAAACCTCAAAAAAGTGCTCTAA